Proteins co-encoded in one Nothobranchius furzeri strain GRZ-AD chromosome 4, NfurGRZ-RIMD1, whole genome shotgun sequence genomic window:
- the spink4 gene encoding serine peptidase inhibitor, Kazal type 4, which yields MTGRVFLLGLLLICVTAAEVQKSGFERKPTCPDEEVIMACPMNLAPVCGSDGNTYANECTLCAQSQKIKMDIMVVKEESC from the exons ATGACTGGAAGAGTTTTTCTGCTGGGACTTCTGCTCATCTGTGTCACTGCAG ctgAAGTGCAGAAGTCCGGATTTGAGAGAAAG CCCACCTGTCCTGATGAGGAGGTGATCATGGCATGCCCTATGAACCTTGCACCCGTGTGCGGCAGTGATGGAAACACTTATGCCAATGAGTGTACCCTCTGTGCCCAGAGCCA AAAAATCAAGATGGACATTATGGTCGTCAAGGAGGAAAGTTGCTGA